The Populus alba chromosome 4, ASM523922v2, whole genome shotgun sequence genome contains a region encoding:
- the LOC118038896 gene encoding uncharacterized protein has protein sequence MCIAVFLWQAHPLYPFLLLLNRDEYHSRPTKPLGWWEGGEILGGKDELAGGTWLGCTRDGKIAFITNVREVTSIPQAKSRGDLTLRFLESNKNPKEYAEELSKEADQYNGFNLILADISSKSMVYLTNRPKPENFIVMEVTPGMHVLSNASLDSPWPKAQRLGHGFKDLLEKYGEAELPTKEMAEILMTNTIKDDESMLPGIYPSEREHQLSSIFIEADTPLGRYGTRSTCALSVKSSGEVNFYERYLDEDQWKEHTMSCQIKKMEVHG, from the exons ATGTGTATAGCGGTGTTTTTATGGCAAGCTCACCCTCTTTATCCATTTCTCTTGTTACTCAACAGAGATGAATATCATAGCCG GCCAACAAAGCCTCTGGGATGGTGGGAAGGTGGAGAGATTCTAGGTGGTAAAGACGAGCTTGCAGGTGGGACATGGCTGGGTTGCACCAGAGATGGTAAGATTGCTTTTATCACTAATGTTAGAGAAGTTACATCAATCCCTCAAGCTAAGTCTCGAGGTGACCTTACCCTTCGTTTTTTAGAG AGCAACAAGAACCCAAAGGAATATGCAGAGGAGCTTTCCAAGGAGGCAGATCAGTATAATGGGTTTAACCTGATATTAGCTGATATATCTTCTAAATCCATGGTTTACTTAACAAATAGGCCAAAACCAGAAAATTTCATAGTCATGGAGGTGACACCAGGGATGCATGTACTGTCAAATGCAAGCCTAGACTCTCCATGGCCTAAG gCACAACGTCTTGGCCATGGTTTTAAAGATCTACTGGAAAAATATGGTGAAGCGGAACTTCCAACAAAAGAGATGGCTGAAATACTAATGACCAACACAATTAAAGATGATGAAAGCATGCTTCCTGGAATTTATCCTTCTGAGCGGGAACACCAGTTAAGTTCTATATTCATCGAGGCAGACACTCCCCTG GGACGATATGGAACTAGAAGTACTTGTGCATTGTCCGTAAAATCAAGTGGAGAGGTTAACTTTTACGAAAGGTATCTTGACGAGGACCAGTGGAAGGAGCACACAATGAGTTGCCagatcaaaaagatggaagtaCATGGGTGA
- the LOC118038890 gene encoding amino acid transporter AVT3B: MEYGKNAAFSSAKALPREDTPLIPNSPTLSSQSKTFANVFIAIVGAGVLGLPYAFKRTGWIMSLMMLFSVAGLTHYCMMLLIHTRRKLQSLSGEFAKINSFGDLGFTVCGSVGRFVVDVMIVLSQSGFCIGYLIFIGNTMANLFNASSPDSLTSQVIAFSMSAKSWYIWGCFPFQLGLSSVATLTHLAPLSIFADVVDLAAMGVVIVKDVFLMMENRPEVRAFGGLSVFFYGMGVAVYAFEGIGMVLPLESETKERETFGKILGFSMGLISVIYGAFGVLGYFAFGNDTQDIITANLGPGFISLLVQLGLCVNLLFTFPLMMNPVYEIVERRFRGGRYSLWLRWLSVMLVTLVALTVPNFADFLSLVGSSVCCGLGFVLPALFHLLVFKEEMNWKGWTIDAGIVSLGLVLAVSGTWYALMEIFAIKA; this comes from the coding sequence atgGAGTACGGAAAAAATGCAGCATTCTCATCTGCAAAAGCTCTCCCAAGAGAAGACACACCTCTCATACCCAATTCCCCGACTCTATCCTCTCAATCCAAGACTTTTGCGAATGTATTCATTGCTATTGTTGGTGCTGGTGTTCTTGGTCTCCCTTATGCTTTTAAACGCACAGGTTGGATAATGAGTCTTATGATGCTTTTCTCTGTTGCTGGTTTAACTCATTATTGTATGATGTTGTTAATCCATACACGTAGAAAGCTTCAATCTTTATCCGGTGAATTCGCGAAGATTAACTCCTTTGGTGATCTGGGTTTCACCGTTTGTGGTTCCGTTGGGAGGTTTGTTGTTGATGTTATGATTGTTTTGTCACAATCTGGATTTTGTATTggttatttgatatttattggTAATACCATGGCTAATCTGTTCAATGCATCATCACCTGATAGCTTGACTTCTCAAGTTATTGCCTTTTCAATGTCCGCTAAGAGTTGGTATATATGGGgctgttttccttttcaattgggATTAAGTTCTGTTGCAACGTTGACCCATCTGGCTCCGTTGAGCATTTTTGCTGATGTTGTTGATCTTGCTGCCATGGGAGTGGTGATTGTTaaggatgtttttttaatgatggaaAATAGGCCAGAAGTTAGAGCCTTTGGAGGTTTGTCTGTGTTCTTCTACGGGATGGGCGTGGCTGTTTATGCATTTGAAGGGATCGGTATGGTTTTGCCATTAGAATCTGAAACGAAAGAGAGGGAAACGTTTGGGAAGATCTTAGGTTTCAGCATGGGGCTTATTTCAGTGATTTATGGAGCTTTTGGTGTGCTTGGTTACTTTGCTTTTGGAAATGATACACAGGATATTATCACTGCTAATTTAGGGCCTGGGTTCATTAGCCTTTTGGTTCAATTGGGTCTTTGTGTCAATCTGCTTTTCACATTTCCCCTGATGATGAACCCTGTTTATGAGATTGTGGAGAGAAGGTTCCGGGGTGGCAGGTATTCCCTGTGGCTTAGATGGCTGTCGGTTATGCTGGTTACTCTGGTGGCTTTAACGGTGCCAAATTTCGCCGATTTCCTGTCCTTGGTGGGGAGCAGTGTATGTTGTGGATTGGGATTTGTTTTGCCAGCTCTGTTTCACTTGCTTGTGTTCAAGGAAGAGATGAACTGGAAAGGATGGACAATTGATGCGGGGATTGTGTCCTTGGGCCTTGTTCTTGCTGTTTCAGGGACCTGGTATGCTCTCATGGAGATCTTCGCTATCAAGGCATAG
- the LOC118038897 gene encoding uncharacterized protein, with product MGKSKTVEKMKKKKGRPSLLDLQKRSIKEQQNQQQPQQKKRIHHHRHRNVSPSHSSSSISTTTTPNSSQNHKSATTTTAPPRRSARRNPTYDDSCRDSSDDEDIAESNGKRRREKKLKLVLKLPKSDTNSTSFNSSGEESNGEEEKNTASNKKKRKINGSESEKGDQKSTTGTNPTSNVKDSGPSAPLPDKKLLLFILDRLQKKDTYGVFSEPVDLNELPDYLEVIEHPMDFGTVRKKLLNGAYASLEQFEKDVFLICTNAMQYNAPDTIYFRQARSIQELARKNFENLRQDTDDNEAEHKVVKRGRPPSENLKKSPGRPSLDPAGSEFPSGATLATGGENRPSEKPGFADSSEQFHGSRNEAYSLTDNRFERHDETAGSVLKGKHSKKPLAIDENRRNTYKQFNPSAGGRVPSVLTTFDAERKQLVAVGLLTEHGYARSIARFAANIGPFSWTIAVKKIERSLAPGIKFGPGWVGENDITPQRPLFSSPPPSQPALPPLPQRPFSVLESSAANATRCNVKSKEENLSVKLEKDVLSEKQVPSTHLSDTRLTPVPPSTSMTTSSAANKSEPCTERAEALAKLNSHSAFNVLNSSTGVARQRPSFQLHQNPAIHPGMIGFNATYGFNLAAAQMGKLVGVSRPAGLNIHSSQMADMVSRTSSNLVHSANANSLNSEKTKFPENSSSIKFNGALPNSVSEAVEAPRPVDQPQPTWQGLYPKSKPDSGASPHQKSDAVPPDLNVRYQSPGSPSSGRIDSAQPDLALQL from the exons ATGGGTAAGAGTAAGACAGtagagaagatgaagaagaagaaaggaagaccTTCTTTATTAGATCTCCAAAAACGCTCCATAAAAGAACAGCAGAACCAGCAGCAGCCGCAGCAAAAGAAACGCATACATCATCATCGTCATCGAAACGTTTCGCCCTCTCATTCTAGTTCTAGCATTTCAACAACAACCACCCCTAATTCTTCTCAAAATCACAAATCTGCCACCACCACTACAGCTCCTCCACGTCGATCCGCTCGCCGCAACCCTACCTACGACGACAGCTGCCGCGACTCCTCTGATGATGAGGACATCGCAGAATCAAACGGAAAGCGCCGCCGCGAGAAGAAGCTGAAACTGGTTCTCAAATTGCCCAAATCAGACACTAATTCGACGTCGTTTAACTCGTCTGGAGAGGAATCGAACggtgaagaagagaaaaatacggcgtcaaataaaaagaagaggaagatcaATGGATCTGAGAGTGAAAAG ggAGATCAGAAGTCTACAACTGGAACAAACCCTACAAGCAATGTCAAAG ATTCTGGACCATCAGCACCTTTACCTGATAAAAAGCTATTGCTGTTCATCCTGGACAGGCTTcaaaa GAAGGACACGTATGGCGTGTTCTCCGAGCCAGTGGACCTAAATGAG CTTCCAGATTACCTTGAAGTCATCGAGCATCCCATGGATTTTGGAACTGTCAGAAAGAAACTCTTGAATGGAGCTTATGCCAGTTTGGAACAATTTGAG AAAGATGTTTTCTTAATATGTACGAACGCAATGCAATATAATGCCCCAGATACCATATATTTTCGACAG GCACGATCCATACAAGAGTTGGCAAGaaagaactttgaaaatttaaggCAAGATACTGATGATAACGAAGCAGAACATAAAGTAGTAAAAAGAGGGAGGCCACCTTCAgagaacttaaaaaaatcaccGGGCAGGCCTTCACTAGACCCTGCTGGTTCTGAGTTTCCCTCAGGTGCGACTCTTGCTACAGGTGGAGAGAATAGACCTTCAGAGAAGCCTGGTTTTGCAGATTCTTCAGAACAATTTCATGGTTCTCGCAACGAAGCTTATTCGTTGACAGACAACAGATTTGAGAGGCATGACGAAACTGCAG GTTCTGTACTTAAAGGTAAACATAGTAAGAAGCCTTTGGCAATTGATGAGAACAGGCGTAACACTTATAAGCAATTCAATCCTTCTGCTGGTGGACGAGTGCCATCTGTGCTGACTACTTTTGACGCAGAAAGGAAGCAGCTAGTCGCA GTGGGACTGCTGACAGAGCATGGTTATGCAAGGAGCATAGCACGATTTGCTGCGAACATCGGACCTTTTTCCTGGACAATCGCAGTTAAGAAAATAGAGAGGTCTTTAGCACCGGGAATTAAGTTTGGTCCTGGATGGGTTGGAGAAAACGACATCACACCACAAAGGCCATTATTTTCTTCACCCCCTCCAAGTCAGCCGGCACTACCACCGCTACCACAAAGGCCCTTCTCTGTTCTTGAAAGTTCAGCTGCTAATGCCACCCGTTGCAATGTTAAATCAAAAGAAGAGAATTTGTCAGTGAAACTTGAGAAAGATGTTTTATCAGAGAAGCAGGTGCCTTCTACTCACTTGTCAGATACACGTTTAACTCCTGTTCCTCCATCCACCTCGATGACTACCTCCTCTGCTGCCAATAAATCTGAACCTTGCACAGAAAGAGCAGAAGCACTTGCGAAATTGAATTCCCATTCTGCATTTAATGTGCTGAACAGTAGTACGGGTGTGGCAAGGCAAAGACCTTCATTTCAGCTTCATCAGAACCCAGCCATTCACCCTGGCATGATTGGATTCAATGCCACATATGGTTTTAACCTAGCAGCAGCCCAAATGGGAAAACTAGTTGGAGTTTCTAGGCCTGCTGGGTTAAACATTCATTCATCTCAGATGGCCGACATGGTCTCCAGAACTAGTTCGAACCTGGTCCATTCAGCAAATGCAAACAGCCTAAACTCTGAGAAAACGAAGTTCCCTGAGAATTCAAGTTCAATAAAATTCAATGGTGCATTGCCAAATTCTGTGAGCGAGGCAGTGGAGGCCCCAAGACCTGTAGACCAACCTCAACCAACTTGGCAAGGGTTATATCCAAAATCAAAACCAGATTCAGGCGCATCACCACATCAGAAATCGGATGCTGTCCCACCTGACTTGAATGTCAGATACCAGTCTCCAGGTTCTCCTAGTTCCGGTCGCATTGATTCAGCACAGCCAGATTTAGCTTTGCAGCTCTAA
- the LOC118038895 gene encoding metallothionein-like protein 4A, with product MADTRGGIVGCNDGCGCPVPCPCGTSCKCSSMKATTGEGAGHNQCSCGEHCGCNPCTCPRSVVTTVVGKAYCKCGADCACPTCSS from the exons ATGGCAGATACCAGAGGAGGTATCGTGGGTTGCAATGATGGGTGTGGATGTCCTGTTCCTTGCCCTTGTGGCACATCCTG CAAGTGCAGTTCAATGAAGGCCACAACCGGAGAGGGAGCTGGACACAACCAATGCTCGTGTGGCGAGCACTGTGGCTGCAATCCATGCACATGCCCTAGGAGCGTGGTGACTACTGTGGTGGGCAAGGCCTACTGTAAGTGCGGTGCTGATTGTGCTTGTCCGACCTGCAGTTCTTGA
- the LOC118038892 gene encoding protein EXORDIUM-like 5 codes for MSLHRYSPLSFCCALFILLLFVHHVYASTSSTSSPQVQTLNTKPDIINPKLPPRTLSSSKKFEGSSDLVHLRYHMGPVLSSAPINIYLIWYGRWANSQKLLIKDFINSISPSTVAAKPSVSDWWRTVSLYTDQTGANVSRSILIAGEYDDSAYSHGTGLTRLTIQQVIASAVRSAPFPVDHKNGIYLILTSQDVTMQDFCRAVCGFHYFTFPSMVGYTLPYAWVGNSGKQCPEVCAYPFAVPGYMGGGGPGALKPPNRDVGVDGMISVIGHELAELSSNPLVNAWYAGEDPTAPTEIGDLCEGLYGTGGGGGYIGQVMRDGKGRTFNLNGRRGRKFLVQWIWSPELKACAGPNALD; via the coding sequence ATGTCACTACATCGTTATTCCCCCCTTTCATTCTGTTGTGCCCTTTTCATACTATTGCTATTTGTTCACCATGTCTATGCTTCAACTTCTTCAACTAGTTCCCCACAAGTTCAAACCTTGAACACAAAACCAGATATTATAAACCCAAAACTACCACCAAGAACCCTCTCGTCATCTAAGAAATTTGAGGGCTCATCAGATTTAGTCCACCTTCGTTACCATATGGGTCCAGTCCTCTCTTCAGCCCCAATAAACATCTACCTTATCTGGTATGGTCGTTGGGCTAATTCTCAAAAACTTCTCATCAAAGACTTCATTAACTCCATCTCCCCCTCGACTGTTGCCGCCAAGCCCTCCGTCTCTGACTGGTGGCGCACTGTGTCTTTGTACACAGATCAAACTGGGGCTAACGTCTCACGTTCAATACTCATAGCTGGGGAATATGATGATAGTGCTTATTCACATGGGACTGGCTTAACAAGACTCACAATCCAACAAGTGATAGCTTCAGCAGTAAGGTCTGCACCCTTCCCAGTAGATCACAAGAATGGGATCTACCTCATATTGACCTCACAAGATGTGACCATGCAAGACTTCTGTAGAGCAGTGTGTGGGTTCCATTACTTTACATTTCCATCAATGGTTGGCTACACATTGCCTTATGCTTGGGTTGGCAACTCAGGCAAACAATGCCCTGAAGTATGTGCTTACCCTTTTGCAGTCCCTGGTTATATGGGTGGAGGTGGGCCAGGAGCCTTGAAGCCACCAAATCGGGATGTGGGCGTTGATGGAATGATCAGTGTTATAGGCCATGAACTTGCAGAGTTGTCTTCAAATCCCTTGGTGAATGCTTGGTATGCTGGGGAGGATCCAACAGCACCAACTGAGATAGGGGATTTGTGTGAAGGGTTGTATGGgacaggtggtggtggtgggtatATAGGGCAGGTGATGAGGGATGGGAAAGGTAGGACCTTTAATTTGAATGGTAGAAGAGGGAGGAAGTTCTTGGTGCAATGGATCTGGAGCCCCGAGTTGAAGGCATGTGCTGGTCCTAATGCTTTGGACTGA